A stretch of DNA from Candidatus Aminicenantes bacterium:
CAGCCGATCTTTGCCGGTAACCGTGATGAAGAAGAGCCGGGGCGCCGGAAGCGAGACCACGCTCGCCGAGCTGGGGCTGGAGGGAATTCCTTCGGGGTCTTATCGGCTCTATCTCCAAGCCGAAGAGGAAACGACGAAGGCGGCCGCTTACTGCCAGATGCCGTTGTTGATCCGTTGATCCGAATCGTCCGGGATTATCTATCGGAAGATGATCGGCGGCGCCTTGATCAGAAGCACGAAGCTAATGACTAGAACGGCGAAAAACAACCCGGCCAGGATCTTCCAGGCCGGCGCCCGCTTCCGCATCTCATCCGCCCGGAATTCCATGATCGAGCCGAGAAGGAAGCCGGTCACGAAGCCCCCGGCATGGGCGAGGTTGTCCGCCCGCACCATCAGCCCGAAGACGAAGCCGTAGATCGCCCAGCGGAGCATGAAGCTCTGGATCGCCTGGGCCCTCGCTCCCCCCTGCCGGCGGAAATAGGCGATCGAGAAACCGATCAGGCCGAAGAGGGCTCCCGACGCGCCGGCCATCACGACTTCCGTCCGGAGCGCATAGGAGGCGGCGGATCCCCCGATTCCGGCCAGTAGGAATAGCGCCAGGTACCGGGCCGATCCGATTTCCCGCTCCAGGAAATGCGAGACGCTGACGAGCGCGTACAGGTTGAAGAGCAGATGGATGACGCCGATATGGACGAACACGCTCGTCAACAGCCGCCACCATTGTCCCGAAGCCACCAGCTGGGATTCCAGGGCGCCCGCCCGCAGCAGGGACTCGAGGCTCGGCCGCAGAAGCGCGCTCCCTCCCGTAAGGATCATCTGGAAGAGGAAATCGACGGCGATGAGAGTGATGAGGCCGGCCGTGACCGGGGAAACCCCGGGCAGGATGAGCCCGAAGACCTTGGCCAGATAGTTGGCGGCCGCCGATGGGAGCTTGGCGCCGCAGACGCCGCAGGTCCGATCCCCCGCGCCCGCCAAGGCGCCGCAGCGGCAGATCCTTTGCCGGGACCGGAGATGGCGGGCGGTGTTCGTGTCCGTCGAGAAGGAGCTTTTCAGCCGCTGCTTGAAGCGAAGCCATCGCCAATGCCACCAGACATAGTTCAAGCCCAGGGCCTTGCTTAGCTTTTCGAAAAAACGGCTCATGGAATACTGATTATACCCGAGGCGGCGGCAAGCCGTCCGGTCTTTAATTGACCCGAAAATTCAACACCGGCTCGTCGGCCATGTCCATGACGGCCATGAAGAAGAGCTGGGCCATGTCCTCCATGATCTCGGGGGTGACCAGATTCAAGGCG
This window harbors:
- a CDS encoding rhomboid family intramembrane serine protease gives rise to the protein MSRFFEKLSKALGLNYVWWHWRWLRFKQRLKSSFSTDTNTARHLRSRQRICRCGALAGAGDRTCGVCGAKLPSAAANYLAKVFGLILPGVSPVTAGLITLIAVDFLFQMILTGGSALLRPSLESLLRAGALESQLVASGQWWRLLTSVFVHIGVIHLLFNLYALVSVSHFLEREIGSARYLALFLLAGIGGSAASYALRTEVVMAGASGALFGLIGFSIAYFRRQGGARAQAIQSFMLRWAIYGFVFGLMVRADNLAHAGGFVTGFLLGSIMEFRADEMRKRAPAWKILAGLFFAVLVISFVLLIKAPPIIFR